The following are encoded in a window of Bradyrhizobium guangdongense genomic DNA:
- a CDS encoding S10 family peptidase: MVLSLPTLRRAGLVLAVAAFALAGLARADDPPQPRGEGAAPAGQQKGGRGGTAAPGSPSAAEQHRLPGDSTTKQSLDLPGRTLNFTATAGSIRVFDDKGEPLADIATTSYELDSQDHATRPVTFLFNGGPGASSAWLQFGAVGPWRLPLDGERLSPSASPEVKPNAETWLDFTDLVFIDPVGTGYSRVIASGEDARKRFYSVDGDVDSIALVIRRWLEKHNRLTSPKYVAGESYGGIRGPKVVRQLQLKHGVGVRGLILVSPLLDFREFTGTSLLQYVATLPSYVAVAREAKGPVTRADLADVEAYARGEFLADLVKGEADKEATNRLADKVAGLTGIDQVVSRRLAGRFDVGEFRRELDRKNGMVTGRYDASVRGFDPYPDSSSSRFGDPSGDALQAPLTSAAVDVLTRKLNWRPDGSYEVLNGAVEHNWDFGGGINPPQSLSELRQILATDAKLNVLVAHGLFDLATPYFGTQRALDQLPAFATSRVKFVVYPGGHMFYSRDGSRQAFRGEVEALIRE, encoded by the coding sequence ATGGTCTTGAGCTTGCCGACGCTGCGCCGTGCGGGCCTGGTCCTGGCGGTGGCGGCATTCGCGCTCGCGGGCCTGGCGCGCGCGGACGATCCGCCGCAGCCGCGCGGGGAGGGGGCGGCGCCGGCGGGCCAGCAGAAGGGCGGGCGCGGCGGCACTGCGGCGCCGGGCTCGCCGTCGGCCGCCGAGCAGCATCGTCTGCCCGGCGACTCGACGACCAAGCAGAGCCTCGACCTGCCGGGCCGAACGCTCAATTTCACCGCAACTGCGGGCTCCATCCGCGTATTCGACGACAAGGGCGAGCCGCTCGCCGACATCGCCACCACGTCTTACGAGCTCGATAGCCAAGATCACGCCACGCGCCCGGTGACGTTCCTGTTTAACGGCGGGCCGGGCGCCTCCTCGGCGTGGCTCCAGTTCGGCGCGGTCGGGCCCTGGCGGCTGCCGCTCGACGGTGAGAGGCTGTCGCCGTCGGCTTCGCCCGAGGTGAAGCCCAACGCGGAGACCTGGCTCGATTTCACCGACCTCGTCTTCATCGATCCCGTCGGCACCGGCTACAGCCGTGTCATCGCGAGCGGCGAGGATGCGCGAAAACGATTCTATTCGGTCGACGGCGACGTCGATTCGATTGCGCTCGTCATCCGTCGCTGGCTCGAGAAGCACAACCGCCTGACCTCGCCGAAATACGTCGCGGGCGAGAGCTATGGGGGCATCCGCGGGCCGAAGGTGGTGCGCCAGTTGCAGCTTAAGCACGGTGTCGGCGTCAGGGGATTGATCCTGGTGTCGCCGCTGCTGGATTTCCGCGAATTCACGGGCACCAGCCTCCTGCAATATGTCGCGACCTTACCGAGCTATGTCGCAGTGGCGCGGGAAGCCAAGGGGCCGGTGACGCGCGCCGATCTCGCCGATGTAGAGGCCTATGCACGCGGCGAATTCCTGGCTGATCTCGTCAAGGGCGAGGCGGACAAGGAGGCGACCAATCGCCTCGCCGACAAGGTCGCTGGGCTGACCGGCATCGACCAGGTGGTGAGCCGCAGGCTCGCTGGGCGCTTCGATGTCGGCGAATTCCGCCGCGAACTCGATCGCAAGAACGGCATGGTGACCGGCCGCTACGACGCTTCCGTGCGCGGCTTCGATCCCTATCCGGATTCGAGCAGCTCGCGGTTCGGCGACCCCTCGGGCGATGCGCTTCAGGCGCCGCTGACGAGCGCCGCGGTTGATGTGCTCACGCGAAAACTCAATTGGCGCCCGGACGGCTCCTATGAAGTGCTCAACGGCGCCGTCGAGCACAACTGGGATTTCGGCGGCGGTATCAACCCGCCACAATCACTATCGGAGCTCCGCCAGATCCTCGCTACCGATGCAAAGCTGAACGTGCTGGTCGCGCATGGCCTGTTCGATCTTGCCACGCCCTATTTCGGCACGCAGCGGGCGCTCGACCAGCTGCCGGCTTTCGCAACGTCACGGGTGAAGTTCGTCGTCTATCCCGGCGGCCACATGTTCTATTCGCGCGACGGGTCGCGTCAGGCGTTTCGCGGAGAGGTCGAGGCGCTGATCAGGGAGTAG
- a CDS encoding serine hydrolase domain-containing protein, whose protein sequence is MDNWLRSAIDYISSWIEFQQSTFQQPGVMVAFVHRGEVVAEHAFGLANLDTGEKLTPRHRFRIASHSKSFTSAGVMKLREQRKLRLDDPIGQYVGSLHPRIAETTIAQVLSHSAGLTRDGADSGQFIDSRPYLNATELLAELTLPTAIEPGTRFKYSNHGFGLMGLVIEAVTKEAYSAWIKREIIEPVGLRETEPNAPLPKGALFARGHTRKLPLGERCVIPGDNPAHAMASAAGFVATAADTARFFAQLAPSAKKSVLSVTSRREMTRHHWRVPQSFEAYYGLGVNAGKTDGWDWFGHGGGFQGYISRTCAIPACELAISILSNSIDGAAPFWMDGAMQILRVFKTRGAPDRRVRDWTGRWWTIWGATDLVPAGNRVLVANPQFNNPFMDAAEIEVTGRDTGRLAWAAGYSSHGEPVRRVRDKRGRISDIWLAGADIKPANVVAREIARRYPPRKKRPTP, encoded by the coding sequence ATGGACAATTGGCTGCGATCCGCGATCGACTACATCAGCTCCTGGATTGAATTCCAGCAGAGCACCTTCCAGCAGCCCGGCGTCATGGTGGCTTTCGTCCACCGCGGCGAGGTCGTTGCCGAGCACGCCTTCGGCCTCGCCAATCTCGATACCGGCGAGAAGCTGACGCCGCGCCATCGCTTCCGCATCGCCTCGCACTCCAAGAGCTTTACTTCGGCCGGCGTGATGAAGCTGCGTGAGCAACGCAAGCTCCGGCTCGACGATCCCATCGGCCAATATGTCGGCAGCCTGCATCCGCGCATCGCCGAGACGACGATTGCGCAGGTGCTTTCGCACAGCGCCGGGCTGACGCGCGACGGCGCCGATTCCGGTCAGTTCATTGACAGCCGTCCCTATCTCAACGCGACCGAGCTGCTTGCGGAACTGACGCTGCCGACCGCGATCGAACCAGGCACGCGCTTCAAATACTCCAATCACGGCTTTGGCCTGATGGGCCTTGTCATCGAAGCGGTGACCAAGGAGGCTTATTCCGCGTGGATCAAGCGCGAGATCATCGAACCGGTCGGCTTGCGCGAGACCGAGCCGAATGCACCGCTTCCGAAAGGCGCGCTGTTCGCCCGCGGCCACACGCGAAAGCTGCCGCTCGGCGAGCGCTGCGTGATTCCCGGCGACAATCCCGCCCATGCGATGGCATCGGCCGCGGGCTTCGTCGCCACCGCCGCAGACACCGCGCGTTTCTTCGCCCAGCTTGCCCCGAGCGCCAAAAAGAGCGTGCTGTCGGTCACGAGCCGTCGCGAGATGACGCGACACCATTGGCGCGTGCCGCAGAGCTTCGAGGCCTATTACGGCCTCGGCGTCAACGCCGGCAAGACCGACGGCTGGGACTGGTTCGGTCATGGCGGTGGCTTCCAGGGCTACATCTCCCGGACCTGCGCCATTCCCGCTTGCGAGCTCGCAATCAGCATCCTCAGCAATTCCATCGACGGCGCGGCGCCGTTCTGGATGGACGGCGCGATGCAGATCCTGAGGGTCTTCAAGACACGCGGCGCGCCCGACCGGCGCGTGCGCGACTGGACCGGCCGCTGGTGGACGATCTGGGGGGCGACCGACCTCGTGCCCGCCGGCAACCGCGTCCTCGTCGCCAATCCGCAGTTCAACAACCCGTTCATGGATGCCGCCGAGATCGAGGTCACCGGCCGAGACACCGGCAGGCTGGCCTGGGCGGCCGGCTATTCCAGCCACGGCGAGCCCGTGCGGCGCGTCCGCGACAAGCGCGGGAGGATCAGCGACATCTGGCTCGCCGGCGCCGACATCAAGCCTGCGAACGTTGTGGCACGCGAGATCGCGCGGCGCTACCCGCCGCGCAAGAAACGCCCTACTCCCTGA
- a CDS encoding tetratricopeptide repeat protein encodes MRRLSMLLVPGLVSMALAAGPVLTSAYAAGSDDPSPPPKSDSSTKKGKKKSSSVSDPKFLAAYRTAYTTIYDKHDYTDAIGQLKQLKRDDVADVANLIGYSYRKLGDYQSSKIYYEIALKDDPNHVRTWQYYGLWQLEQGNREQAQYHLNKIASLAGTDSSEYRSLAAALDKPTGATLVY; translated from the coding sequence ATGCGCAGACTTTCCATGCTTCTGGTACCGGGCCTTGTCTCGATGGCGCTGGCGGCCGGACCGGTGCTGACGAGCGCCTATGCCGCCGGTAGCGATGATCCCTCGCCGCCGCCGAAGTCGGATAGCTCGACCAAAAAAGGAAAGAAGAAGAGCTCTTCCGTCAGCGACCCCAAATTCCTCGCGGCCTATCGCACGGCTTACACAACGATCTACGACAAGCACGATTATACGGACGCGATTGGCCAGCTGAAGCAGCTCAAGCGTGACGACGTCGCCGACGTTGCGAACCTGATCGGCTACTCCTATCGCAAGCTCGGCGACTACCAATCGTCGAAGATCTATTACGAGATCGCGCTGAAGGACGATCCGAACCACGTCCGCACCTGGCAGTATTACGGTCTCTGGCAGCTCGAGCAGGGCAACCGCGAACAGGCGCAATACCACCTGAACAAGATCGCCTCGCTCGCCGGCACCGACAGCTCCGAGTATCGCTCGCTGGCTGCCGCGCTCGACAAGCCCACCGGCGCGACGCTCGTCTACTAA
- a CDS encoding His-rich protein BRANT: MLKTISAALLAASVIAAPAFAAETGKTTTAPVIKADQTQNKVSTTAAKPDAGVKADAKTADIKSGAKVDAKSKAMNANAAITPDEHKTVRTHRHHHKHLSAKKSLKAQPDLGKPVTTEKRS; the protein is encoded by the coding sequence ATGTTGAAGACCATTTCCGCCGCCTTGCTCGCAGCTTCCGTCATCGCAGCCCCGGCCTTCGCCGCTGAAACCGGCAAGACCACGACTGCGCCGGTGATCAAGGCGGATCAGACCCAAAACAAGGTCTCGACCACCGCCGCCAAACCGGACGCCGGCGTCAAGGCCGATGCCAAGACGGCCGACATCAAGTCGGGAGCCAAGGTCGATGCCAAGAGCAAGGCGATGAACGCCAACGCCGCGATCACGCCCGACGAGCACAAAACCGTGCGGACGCACCGCCATCACCACAAGCATCTGTCGGCCAAGAAGTCGCTGAAGGCGCAGCCGGACCTCGGCAAGCCGGTCACGACCGAGAAGCGTAGCTAA
- a CDS encoding outer membrane protein — protein MKTILLGAAALLALAAPAAAADIQPRTYTKAPAYTPPQVIYNWTGFYIGGHVGGAFAGDTTFQSSDARFLGGVQGGFDYQFAPNWVLGIEAQYSWLPTNNNGVTFPLGTQVTSNTDQLGSVTGRIGYTWGPTLLYAKGGYAWRNGGLGVNIAGVPQAFTATGNSKDGYTVGAGLEYMFAPNWSAKAEYQYYNFGSTTFTSGPADIVGVRGRDDEHTVKVGVNYRFGWGGPAASRY, from the coding sequence ATGAAGACGATTTTACTCGGTGCAGCAGCTCTGCTTGCGCTGGCCGCACCGGCGGCTGCGGCGGATATCCAGCCGCGCACCTACACGAAGGCTCCGGCCTACACACCTCCGCAAGTGATCTACAACTGGACCGGCTTCTACATCGGCGGCCATGTCGGCGGCGCCTTCGCCGGCGACACCACTTTCCAATCGAGCGACGCCCGCTTCCTGGGCGGCGTGCAGGGCGGCTTCGACTACCAGTTCGCACCCAATTGGGTGCTGGGTATCGAGGCGCAGTATTCGTGGCTGCCGACCAACAACAACGGTGTCACGTTCCCGCTGGGCACCCAGGTGACGTCGAACACCGATCAACTCGGTTCGGTGACCGGCCGCATCGGTTACACCTGGGGCCCGACGCTGCTCTACGCCAAGGGCGGTTACGCCTGGCGTAATGGTGGACTTGGCGTCAACATTGCCGGGGTGCCGCAGGCCTTCACCGCCACCGGTAACAGCAAGGACGGCTATACCGTCGGTGCGGGCCTCGAATACATGTTCGCTCCCAACTGGTCGGCCAAGGCCGAGTACCAGTACTATAATTTCGGCAGCACCACGTTTACCTCCGGGCCGGCCGACATCGTCGGCGTTCGTGGCCGGGATGACGAGCATACCGTCAAGGTCGGTGTGAACTATCGCTTTGGCTGGGGCGGCCCGGCGGCTTCGCGCTACTGA